A portion of the Oncorhynchus clarkii lewisi isolate Uvic-CL-2024 chromosome 27, UVic_Ocla_1.0, whole genome shotgun sequence genome contains these proteins:
- the LOC139385670 gene encoding thioredoxin domain-containing protein 17, which translates to MSHYEEVKVHGYDEFCKAVSERKGKDIFAYFSGDKDAQGMSWCPDCVEAEPVVRGEMSHLPEGSVFIYCQVGERPYWKDPNNKFKKTLKLSGVPTLIRYGTPQKLVEEECFKADLVRMMFTED; encoded by the exons ATGTCTCATTACGAAGAAGTAAAGGTTCATGGTTATGATGAATTCTGCAAAGCAGTGTCTGAGCGAAAAGGAAAGGACATATTCGCATATTTCTCTGGTGATAAAGACGCTCAAGGGATGAGCTGGTGTCCAGATTGTGTGGAAG CTGAGCCAGTTGTTAGAGGAGAGATGTCCCACCTTCCCGAGGGCTCTGTCTTCATCTACTGTCAGGTTGGAGAGAGGCCATA TTGGAAGGATCCCAATAATAAGTTCAAGAAGACTCTGAAGCTCAGTGGAGTTCCCACTCTGATCCGATATGGCACG CCTCAGAAGCTGGTTGAAGAGGAGTGCTTCAAAGCTGACCTGGTGAGGATGATGTTCACCGAGGACTAG